From a region of the Methanoculleus receptaculi genome:
- a CDS encoding precorrin-2 dehydrogenase/sirohydrochlorin ferrochelatase family protein, which yields MIPLMLDLTGRRVLIFGGGGVGARKAAHFEHEAEVTVISRSFSPRFDGLSVRRHETDLASLPDDAIVELLDGAFLAVAATPDPALNNRIGRLCASAGVLFNNAAGKPGDVIIPSVVRGRNYLIAISTGGKSPAVSRYLRMRLESEYADLDRMIDLQEEMRSILRETEPVQAERSRTLWKILLDDEIRELLALDYGRARELAITRYLHA from the coding sequence ATGATCCCTCTCATGCTTGATCTGACCGGCAGGAGGGTGCTCATCTTCGGTGGAGGCGGTGTCGGTGCCCGGAAGGCTGCGCACTTCGAGCATGAAGCGGAGGTGACGGTGATCAGTCGTTCTTTCTCACCACGGTTTGACGGTCTTTCGGTCAGGCGGCACGAGACCGACCTCGCCTCTCTCCCGGATGATGCAATCGTGGAACTCCTGGATGGCGCATTCCTTGCGGTAGCCGCAACACCCGATCCGGCCCTCAACAACCGTATAGGAAGACTCTGCGCCTCGGCCGGCGTCCTCTTCAACAACGCCGCGGGAAAACCCGGCGACGTCATCATCCCCTCGGTCGTCCGGGGACGCAACTACCTCATCGCTATCAGCACCGGCGGAAAGAGCCCTGCCGTATCACGTTACCTCCGGATGAGGCTTGAGTCGGAGTATGCAGACCTGGATCGGATGATCGACCTGCAGGAAGAGATGCGCTCAATCCTCCGGGAGACCGAACCGGTGCAGGCAGAGCGATCACGCACCCTCTGGAAGATCCTGCTGGATGACGAGATCCGGGAGTTGCTGGCCCTTGATTACGGCCGTGCACGCGAACTCGCGATCACGAGGTACCTCCATGCCTGA
- the cobA gene encoding uroporphyrinogen-III C-methyltransferase — protein MTGRAYLVGAGPGGLGLMTIRAREVIESADVILYDQLPGEEILATLPRSAELIDCGKYGGNHTLEQHEIEALMVERVKEGKTVVRLKGGDPFLFGRGGEEMETLRAHGVPVEVVPGVTSAIAVPEMVGIPVTHRRYASTVTFITGHEDPAKPESALDWEVLSRLKGTLVILMGVKNLPKIAAALTAHGKDPATPVAVIERGLRPDQRVTVGTLADIADKARAADVRPPAVIVIGGVVGLYEG, from the coding sequence ATGACAGGAAGAGCCTACCTGGTTGGGGCAGGACCCGGTGGTCTGGGCCTCATGACGATACGCGCCCGTGAGGTGATCGAGAGCGCGGATGTGATCCTTTATGACCAGCTCCCGGGTGAAGAGATCCTGGCGACTCTCCCCAGGAGCGCCGAACTCATCGACTGCGGGAAGTACGGCGGTAACCATACCCTGGAGCAGCACGAGATCGAGGCGCTGATGGTCGAGCGGGTGAAGGAGGGAAAGACTGTCGTACGCCTGAAAGGTGGTGACCCCTTCCTCTTTGGCCGCGGGGGGGAGGAGATGGAGACGCTCCGGGCGCACGGCGTCCCTGTCGAGGTCGTGCCGGGTGTGACGAGCGCCATTGCCGTCCCGGAGATGGTCGGGATCCCGGTCACCCACCGACGCTACGCCTCGACCGTGACATTCATCACGGGGCACGAGGATCCAGCAAAACCTGAGTCCGCCCTCGACTGGGAGGTCCTCTCGCGGCTGAAGGGGACGCTCGTCATCCTGATGGGGGTAAAGAACCTCCCCAAAATCGCAGCAGCCCTGACCGCGCACGGGAAGGATCCTGCGACCCCGGTGGCGGTCATTGAGCGTGGGTTACGGCCGGACCAGCGCGTGACGGTCGGGACGCTTGCCGATATCGCCGATAAAGCCCGTGCGGCGGATGTCAGACCGCCAGCGGTGATCGTCATCGGCGGGGTTGTGGGACTTTATGAGGGGTGA
- the hemL gene encoding glutamate-1-semialdehyde 2,1-aminomutase: MKSSDLFSRAKQLMPGGVSSPVRAIRPYPFYVERAAGSRLMTVDGMEFIDCCLGYGPLILGHAHPDVRDAIVRQVEKGWLYGTPTPLEIDLAARIVDDHPAVGMVRFVSSGSEATMAAIRAARGYTGKQDIVKVEGGFHGAHDAVLVKAGSGATTLGVPDSAGVLADVVAHTRQVPYNDPEALETLLAGNEDVAAFIVEPIMGNIGPVLPEDGYLADIREITAAHDTLLIFDEVITGYRVGIGGAQVRYGVKPDLATFGKIIGGGLPIGAFGGRRDIMELVAPSGPVYQAGTFSGNPASLAAGYATLCWLHTHPEVYQHLDEAARAIEEATVDAQRGSFVRTGSLFKHFFREAPPRNYRDVQECDREAFSRFWKAMLDAGVFLPPSQFETNFLSTAHSRSDIEKIADAYRSCLFA; this comes from the coding sequence ATGAAGAGCAGTGACCTCTTTTCCCGTGCAAAGCAACTGATGCCCGGCGGGGTCAGCAGCCCGGTCAGGGCGATCAGGCCATACCCGTTCTACGTGGAACGCGCGGCGGGATCGCGTCTTATGACCGTCGATGGCATGGAGTTCATCGACTGCTGTCTCGGTTACGGCCCACTCATACTCGGCCACGCTCACCCGGATGTGAGGGACGCAATCGTGCGCCAGGTTGAGAAGGGGTGGCTCTACGGCACCCCGACACCGCTTGAGATAGACCTTGCCGCGAGGATCGTCGATGACCATCCAGCGGTAGGTATGGTCCGGTTCGTCTCTTCAGGCTCAGAAGCCACGATGGCCGCGATCCGCGCTGCCCGCGGCTACACCGGAAAGCAGGATATCGTCAAGGTCGAGGGGGGGTTCCACGGCGCCCACGACGCTGTCCTGGTGAAGGCCGGTTCCGGGGCGACGACCCTTGGAGTGCCCGACTCCGCAGGCGTCCTGGCGGACGTTGTTGCCCACACCCGGCAGGTCCCATACAACGACCCTGAGGCGCTTGAAACCCTGCTCGCCGGGAACGAGGATGTTGCCGCGTTCATAGTGGAGCCCATCATGGGAAACATCGGCCCCGTCCTGCCCGAGGACGGCTATCTCGCTGATATCCGGGAGATCACCGCCGCACACGACACCCTCCTGATCTTTGATGAGGTGATCACCGGCTACCGGGTCGGGATCGGGGGTGCGCAGGTGCGTTACGGGGTTAAACCAGACCTTGCAACATTTGGAAAGATCATCGGTGGCGGGCTTCCCATCGGAGCGTTCGGGGGGCGGCGCGATATCATGGAACTGGTCGCACCCTCAGGCCCGGTCTACCAGGCCGGAACCTTCAGCGGCAACCCTGCAAGCCTTGCGGCGGGGTATGCAACGCTGTGCTGGCTTCACACCCACCCGGAGGTCTACCAGCACCTGGATGAGGCGGCGCGGGCGATCGAGGAGGCCACAGTGGATGCGCAGAGGGGCTCGTTTGTCAGGACGGGCTCGCTCTTCAAGCACTTCTTCAGGGAGGCGCCCCCCCGGAACTACAGGGACGTCCAGGAGTGTGACAGGGAGGCGTTCTCACGGTTCTGGAAGGCGATGCTTGATGCAGGGGTCTTCCTCCCGCCGTCACAGTTTGAGACGAACTTTCTCTCCACCGCGCACAGCAGATCGGATATCGAGAAGATTGCGGACGCTTACAGGTCATGTCTCTTCGCATAG
- the hemB gene encoding porphobilinogen synthase, which yields MFPEQRMRRRRRRIIQPLLRETELRKTDLIAPVFVDESIDVPIPIASMPGQFRHPVDGVLDHCRRLMDSGIRAVILFGIPAEKDSGATAAYASDGVVQRAVRGIKRGLGGMAVITDLCACEYTDHGHCGIVGETADGPDLLNDPSLDLMARIAVSHAESGADIVAPSCMLDGMVRAIRQALDSAGHTDTLIMSYSSKFASALYGPFRDAADSGFTFGDRTTYQIYPGNAREAVMESELDSAEGADILMVKPAGIYLDILASVKRIGLPVAAYQVSGEYAMIKAAAERGWLDERAVAIESLIAIKRAGADLIITYYAEDAARWLDEEQ from the coding sequence ATGTTTCCAGAACAGAGAATGAGACGGAGGCGCAGGCGGATCATCCAGCCGCTCCTCCGCGAGACAGAACTGCGAAAGACAGACCTGATCGCGCCGGTCTTTGTGGATGAATCGATAGATGTGCCGATCCCGATCGCCTCGATGCCGGGGCAGTTCCGCCACCCGGTGGACGGCGTTCTCGACCACTGCCGCCGTCTCATGGATAGCGGTATCCGGGCGGTGATCCTCTTTGGCATCCCGGCGGAGAAAGACAGCGGGGCGACCGCGGCATACGCAAGCGACGGCGTTGTCCAGCGGGCTGTCAGGGGGATCAAGAGAGGGCTTGGAGGTATGGCGGTAATAACCGATCTCTGCGCCTGTGAGTACACCGACCACGGCCACTGCGGGATCGTCGGAGAGACCGCCGATGGCCCCGACCTCTTAAACGACCCCTCGCTTGACCTGATGGCGCGGATCGCCGTCTCACACGCAGAGAGCGGTGCCGATATCGTCGCGCCTTCCTGCATGCTCGATGGCATGGTCAGGGCGATCCGGCAGGCTCTCGACTCTGCCGGGCATACAGACACCCTGATCATGTCCTACTCATCGAAGTTTGCAAGCGCCCTCTACGGCCCATTCCGCGATGCAGCAGACTCCGGGTTTACGTTCGGCGACAGGACCACCTACCAGATATACCCCGGGAACGCACGCGAGGCTGTGATGGAATCGGAACTCGACAGCGCAGAGGGTGCTGACATACTGATGGTCAAACCGGCCGGGATCTACCTTGATATCCTGGCCTCCGTGAAGCGGATAGGGCTGCCGGTTGCCGCCTACCAGGTCAGCGGGGAGTATGCTATGATCAAAGCCGCTGCAGAACGCGGCTGGCTGGACGAGAGGGCGGTTGCCATCGAGAGTCTCATAGCCATAAAACGGGCGGGGGCCGACCTTATCATCACATACTATGCAGAAGATGCAGCGAGGTGGCTTGATGAAGAGCAGTGA
- a CDS encoding PrsW family intramembrane metalloprotease has translation MVAVEPLLILALALAPGVFWAWYFYRRDRFEPEPAAMVVKIFILGLLVTFPVAFTEGFIGLFIASPILMGAVVAPMVEEYGKFAVVRRFACQNTEFDEPMDGIVYAAAAALGLATFENVLYVFSAYLTSPSLAFSTVIVRAIFSVPGHALFAGVWGYALGQARFAPAEKRPSLIRRGLVLGMALHGIFNLLLISAEIIAYAMAAFILVLTPGLWMLANRNIRRALRKGHR, from the coding sequence GTGGTCGCCGTCGAGCCGCTTCTGATCCTTGCCCTGGCACTGGCGCCGGGTGTGTTCTGGGCGTGGTACTTCTACCGGAGGGACAGATTCGAGCCCGAACCGGCGGCCATGGTCGTGAAGATCTTCATCCTGGGTCTCCTGGTCACGTTTCCTGTTGCCTTCACCGAGGGATTCATCGGTCTCTTCATAGCGTCCCCCATTCTCATGGGCGCCGTTGTAGCACCCATGGTCGAGGAGTACGGCAAGTTTGCGGTTGTGCGCCGGTTTGCCTGCCAGAACACCGAGTTTGACGAACCGATGGACGGTATCGTCTACGCCGCTGCCGCTGCGCTCGGGTTGGCAACGTTTGAGAACGTTCTCTACGTCTTTTCGGCTTACCTGACCTCTCCCTCACTTGCGTTCAGCACGGTCATCGTGCGTGCGATCTTCTCGGTCCCGGGGCATGCGCTCTTTGCCGGGGTCTGGGGCTACGCTCTCGGTCAGGCCCGGTTCGCGCCCGCCGAGAAGCGACCCTCCCTCATCCGTCGGGGGCTCGTTCTGGGGATGGCGCTGCACGGCATATTCAATCTCCTGCTCATCTCCGCAGAAATCATCGCTTACGCCATGGCTGCGTTCATCCTGGTCCTGACACCTGGTCTCTGGATGCTTGCGAACCGGAACATAAGGCGGGCTCTGCGGAAGGGGCACCGTTGA
- the ilvD gene encoding dihydroxy-acid dehydratase, whose translation MRSETVKRGYQRAPNRALLRALGITDREMEMPFIGIANAYNNIVPGHIHLRSISQKVQEGIAAAGGVPFEFGTIGICDGIAMGHEGMRYSLPSRENIADAIELMVEAHRFDGLVCLGTCDKIVPGMLMAAVRCNVPTIVVTGGAMLPGFAAGRELSLIDVFESVGRVAAGTMTEEDLGEIECAAMPGCGSCQGLYTANTMACVTEALGLSLPGCAAIPAVDAAKLRIARESGERVVGLVREDLRPRNILTPGSLSNAIRVDMALGGSTNTVLHLMAIALEAGIPLDLETFSAIGEETPHICHMMPGGPHSMLALYRAGGIPAVLKRLEHLLDDAPTVSGRSILEIAKNARIADPGVIRSTDAPVSPAGGLKIVRGTLAPDGAVVKCAAVPEAMWRHRGPARVFDGEDAAMNAILKREIAEGDVVVIRYEGPRGGPGMPEMLSPTSALMGLGYARVALVTDGRFSGGTRGPCIGHIAPEAAVGGPIAFVEDGDEIEIDLYEKRLDLCLDPQTLKERQKGWKPPERKIAGVLGRYARTVEQANHGAVQR comes from the coding sequence ATGCGGAGTGAGACGGTTAAGAGGGGTTACCAGCGTGCCCCGAACAGGGCGCTGCTCAGGGCGCTTGGCATCACCGACCGCGAGATGGAGATGCCGTTCATCGGGATAGCAAACGCCTACAACAACATCGTCCCTGGGCACATCCACCTCCGGTCGATCTCGCAGAAGGTGCAGGAGGGGATCGCGGCCGCGGGCGGGGTGCCGTTTGAGTTCGGGACAATCGGTATCTGCGATGGGATCGCGATGGGGCACGAGGGGATGCGGTATTCCCTCCCCTCGCGGGAGAACATCGCTGACGCCATTGAACTGATGGTCGAGGCGCACCGCTTCGACGGCCTGGTCTGTCTCGGGACATGTGACAAGATCGTCCCCGGGATGCTCATGGCGGCGGTGCGGTGCAACGTCCCGACGATCGTCGTCACGGGGGGGGCGATGCTCCCCGGTTTCGCGGCTGGCCGCGAACTCTCTCTCATAGACGTCTTCGAGAGCGTTGGCCGCGTTGCCGCCGGCACGATGACCGAAGAAGACCTTGGCGAGATCGAGTGTGCGGCGATGCCTGGGTGCGGGAGCTGTCAGGGACTGTATACCGCAAACACGATGGCATGCGTGACCGAGGCGCTGGGTCTCTCCCTCCCGGGGTGTGCAGCCATCCCGGCGGTCGATGCCGCTAAACTCCGCATAGCCCGTGAGAGCGGGGAACGCGTTGTCGGCCTGGTGCGGGAAGATCTGCGGCCACGCAATATCCTCACCCCCGGGAGCCTTTCAAACGCTATAAGGGTTGACATGGCGCTCGGCGGGTCGACGAACACCGTGCTTCATCTGATGGCCATTGCGCTGGAGGCAGGCATTCCTCTTGATCTTGAGACATTTAGCGCCATCGGTGAGGAGACGCCGCACATATGCCACATGATGCCCGGTGGGCCACACTCGATGCTTGCCCTCTACCGCGCGGGAGGCATACCGGCGGTATTAAAGAGGCTTGAGCACCTCCTCGACGACGCCCCGACGGTCTCCGGCCGGTCTATACTGGAGATCGCAAAGAACGCCAGGATCGCTGACCCGGGGGTGATAAGGTCGACCGATGCCCCGGTCAGTCCCGCCGGTGGTCTAAAGATCGTCCGGGGAACGCTCGCCCCCGACGGCGCCGTCGTCAAGTGCGCCGCTGTCCCGGAGGCCATGTGGCGTCACCGGGGTCCGGCACGTGTCTTCGACGGCGAAGATGCCGCGATGAACGCGATCCTTAAGCGCGAGATTGCGGAGGGCGATGTTGTCGTGATCCGCTACGAGGGGCCGCGGGGAGGCCCCGGGATGCCGGAGATGCTCTCACCGACATCAGCACTGATGGGGCTTGGTTATGCCAGGGTTGCACTGGTCACGGACGGCCGGTTCTCTGGCGGCACAAGGGGGCCATGCATCGGGCATATAGCACCCGAGGCCGCGGTCGGCGGGCCTATCGCCTTTGTGGAGGACGGCGATGAGATCGAGATCGACCTCTACGAGAAGCGACTCGACCTCTGTCTCGATCCGCAGACGCTGAAAGAGCGGCAGAAGGGCTGGAAACCACCCGAACGCAAGATCGCCGGCGTGCTCGGCAGGTATGCCAGGACGGTCGAGCAGGCAAACCACGGCGCCGTCCAGCGGTGA
- a CDS encoding inositol-3-phosphate synthase, with amino-acid sequence MDSIKIAIVGVGNCASSLLQGIEYYRGKSEKDAIGLMHWDLGGYRPFDIEVTAAFDIDARKVGKDVAEAIFAPPNCTTVFCPEVPRTGVTVRMGRVLDGFPEHMLDYKEDCRFVLADEEEASREDIVRELEDSGAEMLLNYLPVGSEKAARFYAECALEAGVGFINNMPVFIASDPGWAERFKERRLPIIGDDIKSQIGATITHRVLADLFRQRGVVLERTYQLNTGGNTDFLNMLNRDRLASKRRSKTEAVQSVLKEPLDADNIHIGPSDYVCWQKDNKVCFLRMEGRIFGDVPMYLDLRLSVEDSPNSGGIVIDAIRCCRLALDRGIGGPLISPSAYFMKHPPVQFRDDDAYHMTEEFIQGLRDS; translated from the coding sequence GTGGATTCTATCAAGATTGCAATAGTGGGTGTTGGAAACTGTGCCAGTTCCCTGCTCCAGGGGATTGAATACTATCGGGGAAAGAGCGAGAAGGACGCAATCGGGCTGATGCACTGGGATCTCGGCGGCTACCGACCTTTTGATATTGAAGTGACCGCGGCATTCGATATCGATGCAAGGAAGGTTGGAAAGGACGTTGCAGAAGCGATCTTCGCGCCTCCCAACTGCACCACAGTCTTCTGCCCGGAGGTGCCGAGAACCGGCGTGACCGTCCGGATGGGCCGGGTACTGGACGGCTTTCCGGAGCACATGCTCGACTACAAGGAAGATTGCAGGTTTGTTCTCGCCGACGAGGAGGAGGCGTCACGTGAGGATATAGTCCGGGAACTTGAGGACTCGGGCGCCGAGATGCTGCTCAACTACCTCCCGGTAGGCTCGGAGAAGGCCGCAAGGTTCTACGCCGAGTGCGCGCTGGAGGCTGGTGTAGGGTTTATCAATAACATGCCGGTCTTTATCGCGAGCGATCCTGGCTGGGCAGAGAGGTTTAAGGAACGCCGCCTTCCGATCATCGGTGATGATATCAAGAGCCAGATCGGCGCCACAATCACCCACCGGGTTCTTGCCGATCTCTTCCGCCAGCGGGGTGTTGTGCTTGAACGGACCTACCAGCTGAACACCGGCGGCAACACAGATTTTCTGAATATGCTCAACCGCGATCGCCTTGCCTCAAAAAGGAGGTCTAAGACCGAGGCGGTTCAGTCGGTCCTGAAAGAGCCCCTTGACGCTGACAACATCCATATCGGCCCGAGCGATTACGTCTGCTGGCAGAAGGACAACAAGGTCTGTTTCCTCAGGATGGAGGGGAGGATCTTCGGTGACGTCCCCATGTACCTCGACCTCCGCCTATCCGTTGAGGACTCCCCAAACTCAGGCGGGATAGTCATCGACGCCATCCGCTGCTGCAGGCTTGCCCTTGACCGGGGTATCGGCGGGCCGCTGATCTCTCCTTCAGCCTACTTCATGAAGCACCCTCCGGTGCAGTTCAGGGACGACGACGCCTACCATATGACTGAAGAGTTTATCCAGGGGCTCCGCGACTCCTGA
- a CDS encoding DUF2284 domain-containing protein produces MRVELEEEIEKLSSLARDRGAEPRRIAAHEIVVAEWVRFKCRYGCKGYGKHMSCPPYAPAPAETRQMIGEYSTGLLLKFEGIPGHPDLKPEEIPLDFHPFLRDLILWVNSTVHFLEKTAFYDDFPKAFGFGGYPCIYCEHLHCVAEEGEGVVDESIRRLCRHMDLVRPSMEAAGIDVFSTAKRAGWDIHIVPCRNLEYGKIEHGNIRSVGLVLIE; encoded by the coding sequence GTGCGGGTCGAACTGGAGGAGGAGATCGAGAAACTCTCGTCCCTGGCGCGAGACCGGGGGGCGGAGCCGCGGCGGATAGCGGCCCACGAGATCGTGGTCGCAGAGTGGGTGCGGTTCAAGTGCCGCTACGGCTGCAAGGGTTACGGGAAGCATATGTCCTGTCCGCCATATGCTCCCGCACCCGCCGAGACGCGGCAGATGATCGGTGAGTACAGCACCGGACTGCTCCTCAAGTTTGAGGGTATACCGGGGCATCCCGACCTCAAACCTGAAGAGATACCGCTTGACTTTCACCCGTTCCTGCGCGACCTGATCCTGTGGGTGAACTCAACGGTGCATTTCCTGGAGAAGACGGCTTTTTACGATGATTTCCCGAAGGCCTTCGGGTTCGGAGGATACCCCTGCATATACTGCGAGCACCTCCACTGTGTCGCAGAGGAAGGGGAGGGTGTTGTTGACGAGAGCATCCGCAGGCTCTGCCGGCACATGGACCTCGTCCGGCCGAGCATGGAGGCTGCCGGGATAGATGTATTTTCCACCGCCAAAAGGGCAGGCTGGGATATCCATATAGTCCCGTGCAGGAACCTTGAGTACGGCAAGATCGAGCACGGCAACATCAGATCCGTGGGGCTCGTCCTCATCGAGTGA
- the fae gene encoding formaldehyde-activating enzyme, whose protein sequence is MVDFEHALIGEALVGEGPEVAHIDLVIGKKGSSVEQAFVTALASPARGHTPLLAVLTPNVPAKPSTLMVNKVTIKNADQALLIFGPAQAAVAKAVVDSVAEGIIPEAEADNLLIIASVFIEWDAKDKKKIYDWNYEATKTAIHRAIRGEPKMKDVLAQKDTAKHPFA, encoded by the coding sequence ATGGTTGATTTTGAACATGCATTGATTGGAGAAGCGCTTGTTGGCGAAGGCCCGGAGGTTGCTCATATCGATCTTGTCATAGGCAAGAAAGGGAGCAGCGTTGAGCAGGCGTTTGTCACGGCGCTCGCATCGCCTGCACGGGGGCACACACCACTTCTTGCGGTGCTCACACCGAACGTTCCGGCAAAACCATCGACGCTGATGGTCAACAAGGTAACCATCAAGAATGCAGACCAGGCTCTCCTGATCTTCGGGCCTGCCCAGGCAGCCGTCGCGAAGGCGGTAGTGGACAGCGTTGCTGAAGGGATCATCCCGGAGGCAGAGGCCGATAACCTGTTGATCATAGCATCGGTCTTCATAGAGTGGGATGCAAAGGACAAGAAGAAGATCTACGACTGGAACTACGAGGCGACGAAGACCGCAATTCACCGGGCGATAAGAGGCGAGCCGAAGATGAAGGACGTGCTCGCACAGAAAGATACTGCGAAGCATCCCTTTGCGTGA
- the hemC gene encoding hydroxymethylbilane synthase — MSLRIGTRGSALAMAQTQKVLGLLADLGVDAEVVTITTEGDTTTGVPLHAIGGQGVFVRALDDAILRGEIDAAVHSMKDIPAARPAGLACPAVLERDSAADFLAHDAPLDAVRVVGSSSTRRRAQILRDDPALEVRELRGNVDTRIRKLREGRYDAIVLAEAGLERLGLTLEGEPLPTERFVPSPNQGTIAVVCRDDPAVVETIAELDHARARLDAGIERAVMEEVGGGCFTPQGIYCRGTDLVAEVLSLDGSRWERIERRVTTIEEARECGRELREKAADLIREAYAALGIRP; from the coding sequence ATGTCTCTTCGCATAGGCACACGGGGGAGCGCTCTTGCTATGGCGCAGACACAGAAGGTTCTTGGCCTGCTTGCTGACCTTGGCGTCGATGCAGAGGTTGTCACCATCACAACAGAGGGCGACACCACGACCGGCGTCCCGCTCCATGCCATCGGGGGGCAGGGGGTCTTTGTCCGGGCCCTCGATGACGCCATCCTCCGCGGCGAGATCGATGCTGCTGTGCACAGCATGAAAGATATCCCGGCGGCGCGTCCGGCAGGGCTTGCATGCCCTGCGGTGCTTGAGCGTGACTCTGCCGCCGATTTTCTGGCGCACGACGCCCCGCTCGATGCGGTTCGCGTCGTCGGATCGTCGAGCACAAGGCGCCGCGCCCAGATCCTCCGCGACGACCCGGCGCTTGAGGTGCGAGAACTGCGCGGGAACGTTGATACCCGGATCCGGAAACTCCGGGAGGGGCGCTACGACGCCATCGTGCTTGCCGAGGCGGGTCTTGAACGGCTCGGGCTGACGCTGGAGGGCGAACCGCTTCCCACGGAGAGGTTTGTCCCATCGCCGAATCAGGGGACGATCGCTGTGGTCTGCCGCGATGACCCGGCGGTCGTCGAGACGATTGCAGAGCTTGACCATGCCCGGGCTCGTCTTGACGCCGGGATCGAGCGCGCCGTGATGGAGGAGGTCGGTGGAGGCTGTTTCACCCCGCAGGGGATATACTGCCGGGGCACAGACCTGGTTGCCGAGGTGCTCTCGCTCGATGGCTCCCGGTGGGAGCGTATCGAGCGGCGCGTCACGACGATCGAGGAGGCACGGGAATGCGGCCGAGAACTGCGCGAGAAGGCGGCCGACCTGATCCGGGAGGCCTACGCAGCACTGGGGATACGGCCATGA
- the hemA gene encoding glutamyl-tRNA reductase — MPEPLMIPLAIAGVSHHTADIATLEAFRFPDETAFLREARERFRGVLLLQTCNRVEVLVQGDGRSLEEFLHEMGRDGFTLIEGEAVPRHLLELAAGIDSLIVGEDQILGQLKQALATTEKAGTSCAAIELCITKAVHAGVRVRRQTGINRGAVSVGSAAVALAEKLLGTLSDRHILVVGSGEMGVLVAQALAAKGLTAIYVANRTYDRAVMLAEKIGGLAVNFNDLYRYIALSDVVISCTAAPHPVIRTEGVREAMKERLWPLDRQPRHLILIDIAQPRDIEEGVREIEGVHLFTIDDLRSVNEAAMASRRDEANRARQIIEEELEHFIRLLRRTAADEMLALLYTWAESIRGRERDRALARLGMVDERTQTIVDDLTRALTKKLLADVTTAIRTSAERGDLNTAETLIRAITRGESCFQNRE, encoded by the coding sequence ATGCCTGAACCGCTCATGATCCCCCTCGCTATCGCGGGCGTCAGCCACCACACCGCCGACATCGCCACGCTTGAGGCGTTCAGGTTCCCTGACGAGACGGCTTTTCTCCGCGAAGCGCGGGAACGGTTCCGCGGCGTGCTCCTGCTCCAGACCTGCAACCGCGTTGAGGTACTGGTGCAGGGGGATGGACGTAGCCTTGAAGAGTTCCTGCACGAGATGGGGAGGGACGGGTTTACGCTCATCGAGGGCGAGGCCGTGCCCCGCCACCTCCTGGAACTGGCCGCCGGTATCGACTCCCTGATAGTCGGCGAGGACCAGATCCTGGGTCAGCTCAAACAGGCGCTTGCAACCACGGAGAAGGCAGGAACATCCTGTGCTGCAATCGAACTCTGCATCACCAAGGCCGTGCATGCAGGTGTCAGGGTCCGGCGCCAGACAGGGATCAACCGCGGCGCGGTCTCAGTCGGTTCCGCTGCGGTGGCGCTTGCAGAGAAACTCCTTGGCACCCTGAGCGACCGGCACATCCTGGTGGTAGGCAGCGGGGAGATGGGGGTGCTGGTGGCGCAGGCCCTGGCCGCGAAAGGCCTCACCGCAATCTACGTCGCCAACAGAACCTACGACCGCGCTGTGATGCTTGCAGAGAAGATCGGGGGACTTGCGGTCAACTTCAATGACCTCTACCGCTACATCGCTCTCTCCGACGTCGTCATATCATGCACCGCCGCACCGCACCCGGTAATCCGGACGGAGGGTGTCCGTGAGGCTATGAAAGAACGCCTCTGGCCGCTCGACCGCCAGCCCCGCCACCTGATCCTGATCGATATCGCCCAGCCGCGCGACATCGAGGAGGGTGTGCGCGAGATCGAGGGCGTCCACCTCTTCACCATCGACGACCTCCGTAGCGTCAACGAGGCTGCCATGGCCTCCAGGAGGGACGAGGCCAACCGGGCGCGCCAGATAATCGAGGAGGAACTTGAGCATTTCATCCGGCTCCTCCGCCGGACGGCGGCCGACGAGATGCTCGCCCTCCTCTACACGTGGGCGGAGTCGATCCGTGGGCGTGAACGCGACCGTGCGCTCGCCCGACTCGGGATGGTGGACGAACGCACGCAGACAATAGTCGACGACCTGACGAGAGCGCTCACCAAAAAACTCCTGGCGGACGTGACCACGGCCATCCGGACAAGCGCGGAACGCGGCGATCTAAACACGGCAGAGACCCTGATAAGGGCAATTACCCGGGGAGAATCATGTTTCCAGAACAGAGAATGA